In Jejubacter calystegiae, the following are encoded in one genomic region:
- a CDS encoding SymE family type I addiction module toxin — protein sequence MKQQRNNARQTLINTIATHQCPNTNRPLTTANYSHRPSLYLKGRWLGEAGFQTGRSVKVTVKPDIIIIYPG from the coding sequence ATGAAACAACAGCGAAATAATGCGAGACAAACGCTGATTAACACCATCGCGACCCACCAGTGCCCGAATACTAACAGGCCGCTAACCACAGCCAATTACAGCCACCGCCCCAGCCTGTATCTGAAGGGCCGCTGGCTGGGCGAAGCCGGATTCCAGACCGGCCGTTCAGTGAAGGTTACCGTTAAACCGGACATAATCATTATTTACCCGGGGTAA
- the nuoN gene encoding NADH-quinone oxidoreductase subunit NuoN — MTLTAQHLIALLPLLIVGLTVVVVMLSIAWRRDHFINATLSVIGLNAALLSLWFVGQAGAMDVTPLLRVDGFAMLYTGLVLLASLATCTFAYPWLEGYTDNREEFYLLVLIASLGGILLANANHLAALFLGIELISLPLFGLIGYAFRQKRSLEASIKYTILSAAASSFLLFGMALVYAESGSLSFVALGKSLADSMLHEPLLLAGLGLMIVGLGFKLSLVPFHLWTPDVYQGAPAPVSTFLATASKIAIFAVVMRLFLYAPLGDSDAVRVVLGVIAFASIIFGNLMALSQTNIKRLLGFSSISHLGYLLVALIALQNGQISMETVGVYLAGYLFSSLGAFGVVSLMSSPYRGPDADSLYSYRGLFWHRPVLSAVMTVMMLSLAGIPMTLGFIGKFYVLAVSVDAHLWWLTAAVVIGSAIGLYYYLRVAVSLYLSAPQQLNRDAPSDWAFTAGGVVVLISMLLVLVLGVWPQPLISLVQMAQPLM; from the coding sequence ATGACTTTAACTGCACAACACTTGATTGCGCTGCTACCGCTGTTAATCGTGGGGTTAACGGTGGTGGTTGTGATGCTCTCCATTGCGTGGCGACGCGACCACTTTATCAATGCCACGCTGTCGGTTATCGGGCTTAATGCTGCGCTGCTGTCGCTCTGGTTTGTCGGGCAGGCGGGCGCGATGGATGTCACGCCGCTGCTGCGGGTCGATGGTTTCGCCATGCTCTACACCGGGCTGGTGCTGCTGGCAAGCCTCGCGACCTGTACTTTCGCCTATCCCTGGCTGGAGGGGTACACCGATAACCGCGAAGAGTTCTACCTGCTGGTGTTGATCGCCTCGTTGGGTGGCATTCTGTTGGCTAACGCCAACCATCTGGCTGCGCTGTTCCTGGGTATTGAGCTTATCTCACTGCCGCTGTTCGGTCTGATTGGCTACGCCTTCCGTCAGAAACGCTCTCTGGAAGCCAGTATCAAGTACACCATTCTGTCGGCGGCGGCCTCGTCGTTCTTGCTGTTCGGGATGGCTCTGGTCTATGCCGAGTCCGGTTCTCTCTCCTTCGTGGCGCTCGGTAAGAGCCTGGCCGACAGCATGCTGCATGAGCCGCTGCTGCTGGCAGGTCTGGGGCTGATGATTGTCGGTCTGGGCTTTAAGCTCTCTCTGGTTCCTTTCCACCTGTGGACGCCGGATGTCTACCAGGGGGCGCCTGCGCCGGTTTCCACCTTCCTGGCTACGGCCAGTAAAATCGCTATCTTCGCCGTCGTGATGCGTCTGTTCCTGTACGCGCCGCTGGGCGACAGCGATGCGGTGCGGGTGGTACTGGGTGTCATCGCCTTCGCCTCCATCATCTTTGGTAACCTGATGGCGCTGAGCCAGACCAATATCAAACGTCTGCTTGGTTTCTCGTCTATCTCTCACCTGGGCTATCTGCTGGTGGCGCTGATTGCGCTGCAGAATGGTCAGATATCGATGGAGACGGTAGGGGTCTACCTGGCGGGTTATCTGTTCAGCAGCCTGGGCGCCTTTGGTGTCGTTAGCCTGATGTCCAGCCCGTATCGCGGACCAGATGCCGACTCGCTGTACTCTTACCGCGGGTTGTTCTGGCACCGTCCGGTTCTGTCGGCGGTGATGACGGTGATGATGCTGTCGCTGGCGGGTATCCCGATGACGCTGGGCTTTATTGGTAAGTTCTACGTGCTGGCCGTGAGCGTGGATGCGCACCTGTGGTGGCTGACCGCCGCCGTGGTTATAGGTAGCGCCATCGGCCTTTACTACTACCTGCGTGTGGCCGTGAGTCTCTACCTGAGCGCGCCGCAGCAGCTGAACCGCGATGCGCCTTCCGACTGGGCCTTCACTGCGGGCGGTGTGGTGGTGCTGATCTCGATGCTGCTGGTACTGGTGCTGGGCGTCTGGCCACAGCCGCTGATTAGCCTGGTGCAGATGGCGCAGCCGCTGATGTAA
- the nuoM gene encoding NADH-quinone oxidoreductase subunit M, producing MLLPWLILIPFIGGFLCWQTERFGVKMPRWIALITMGLTLALSLQLWLQGGYSLTQAAGVPQWQEQYVHDWIPRFGISIHLAMDGLSLLMVVLTALLGVLAVLCSWREIEKYQGFFHLNLMWILGGVIGVFLAIDMFLFFFFWEMMLVPMYFLIALWGHKASDGKTRISAATKFFIYTQASGLVMLIAILALAFVHYNATGVWTFNYEQLLNTPMSHGVEYLLMLGFFIAFAVKMPVVPLHGWLPDAHSQAPTAGSVDLAGILLKTAAYGLLRFSLPLFPNASAEFAPIAMWLGVIGIFYGAWMAFAQTDIKRLIAYTSVSHMGFVLIAIYTGSQLAYQGAVIQMIAHGLSAAGLFILCGQLYERMHTRDMRQMGGLWSKIKWLPAMSMFFAVATLGMPGTGNFVGEFMILFGSFQVVPVITVISTFGLVFASVYSLAMLHRAWFGQPKSEAAKQQLPGMSLRELFIILLLVVLLVLLGVYPQPILDTSHAAMGNIQQWFTSSISTTRP from the coding sequence ATGTTATTACCCTGGCTAATACTAATCCCCTTTATCGGTGGGTTTCTGTGCTGGCAGACTGAACGCTTCGGCGTGAAAATGCCGCGCTGGATCGCGCTGATTACCATGGGGCTGACGCTCGCACTCTCCCTGCAGCTCTGGCTGCAGGGGGGTTACTCTCTGACTCAGGCGGCAGGAGTGCCACAGTGGCAGGAGCAGTATGTTCATGACTGGATCCCGCGCTTTGGCATCTCCATCCATCTGGCGATGGATGGCCTGTCACTGCTGATGGTGGTGCTGACCGCGCTGCTCGGCGTGCTGGCGGTACTCTGCTCCTGGAGAGAGATCGAGAAGTATCAGGGCTTCTTCCACCTGAACCTGATGTGGATTCTGGGTGGCGTTATCGGGGTATTCCTTGCCATCGATATGTTCCTGTTCTTCTTCTTCTGGGAGATGATGCTGGTACCGATGTACTTCCTGATCGCACTCTGGGGTCATAAAGCCTCTGACGGGAAGACCCGCATCAGCGCAGCCACCAAGTTTTTCATCTATACCCAGGCGAGCGGTCTGGTGATGTTAATCGCTATTCTGGCGCTGGCGTTTGTTCACTATAACGCCACCGGCGTCTGGACCTTTAACTACGAGCAACTGCTCAATACGCCGATGTCTCACGGCGTTGAATATCTGCTGATGCTCGGTTTCTTTATCGCCTTTGCGGTGAAGATGCCGGTGGTACCGCTGCACGGCTGGTTGCCGGATGCGCACTCTCAGGCGCCGACCGCCGGTTCCGTGGACCTGGCGGGGATTCTGCTGAAGACCGCGGCCTACGGTCTGCTGCGCTTCTCGCTGCCGCTGTTCCCTAACGCGTCTGCGGAATTTGCCCCTATCGCCATGTGGCTGGGCGTTATCGGTATCTTCTACGGTGCCTGGATGGCCTTCGCCCAGACCGATATCAAGCGTCTGATCGCCTATACCTCGGTTTCCCATATGGGGTTCGTGCTGATTGCCATCTATACCGGCAGCCAGCTTGCCTACCAGGGCGCGGTGATTCAGATGATTGCCCACGGTCTTTCTGCGGCGGGTCTGTTCATCCTGTGTGGTCAGCTCTACGAGCGTATGCACACCCGCGATATGCGCCAGATGGGCGGTCTGTGGAGCAAGATTAAGTGGCTGCCAGCCATGTCGATGTTCTTCGCCGTCGCCACCCTGGGGATGCCGGGGACCGGTAACTTCGTGGGCGAATTCATGATCCTGTTCGGTAGCTTCCAGGTTGTGCCGGTAATCACCGTTATCTCCACCTTCGGTCTGGTGTTCGCCTCGGTTTATTCGCTGGCGATGCTGCACCGCGCGTGGTTCGGCCAGCCGAAGAGCGAGGCGGCGAAACAACAGCTTCCTGGGATGTCACTGCGCGAACTGTTTATCATTCTGTTGCTGGTGGTGTTGCTGGTACTGCTCGGGGTTTACCCGCAGCCGATTCTGGACACTTCTCACGCTGCTATGGGCAACATCCAGCAGTGGTTCACCAGTTCAATTTCAACTACAAGGCCGTAA
- the nuoL gene encoding NADH-quinone oxidoreductase subunit L, with protein sequence MNLLWLTIVLPLIGYLLLAFSRGRWSENLAAAVGVGSVGLAALVTAYAGMEFMENGRQAFSLPLWTWMSVGNFHIDFTLVLDGLSLTMLSVVTGVGFLIHMFASWYMRGEEGYSRFFAYTNLFIASMVVLVLSDNLLMMYLGWEGVGLCSYLLIGFYYSDPKNGAAAIKAFVVTRVGDVFLAFALFILYNELGTLNFREMVELAPAHFAAGNNMLMWATLMLLGGAVGKSAQLPLQTWLADAMAGPTPVSALIHAATMVTAGVYLIARTHGLFLMTPEVLHLVGIVGAVTLVLAGFAALVQTDIKRVLAYSTMSQIGYMFLALGVQAWDAAIFHLMTHAFFKALLFLASGSVILACHHEQNIFKMGGLRKSIPLTYASFLVGGAALAALPVITAGFYSKDEILWGAAAGGHNILMLAGLAGAFLTSVYTFRMIFIVFHGKEQIHAHPGKGITHHLPLIVLMILSTFVGALIVPPLAGVLPESDFGHDGKMALEITSGVVAVVGILIAAWLWLGKRRLVTAVSNSAPGRFFGTWWFHAWGFDWLYDKVFIKPFLGIAWLLKRDPLNGMMNIPAILSRLSGRGLLLSENGYLRWYVASMSIGAVVVLALLMVLR encoded by the coding sequence ATGAATCTGCTCTGGTTAACTATTGTTCTGCCACTGATTGGCTATTTGCTGCTCGCTTTTTCCCGCGGGCGCTGGTCGGAAAACCTGGCGGCTGCGGTGGGCGTCGGTTCCGTCGGTCTGGCGGCGCTGGTCACCGCGTACGCCGGTATGGAGTTTATGGAAAACGGTCGCCAGGCTTTCAGCCTGCCGCTGTGGACCTGGATGTCGGTAGGCAACTTCCATATCGACTTCACCCTGGTACTGGACGGTCTGTCGCTGACCATGCTGAGCGTGGTCACCGGCGTAGGCTTCCTGATCCATATGTTCGCCTCCTGGTATATGCGCGGTGAAGAGGGTTACTCCCGCTTCTTCGCTTACACCAACCTGTTTATCGCGAGCATGGTGGTACTGGTGCTGTCCGATAACCTGCTGATGATGTATCTCGGCTGGGAAGGGGTGGGGTTGTGCTCTTATCTGTTGATCGGTTTCTACTACAGCGACCCGAAAAACGGCGCGGCGGCGATCAAAGCCTTTGTGGTCACCCGCGTGGGCGACGTGTTCCTGGCCTTTGCGCTGTTTATCCTCTACAACGAGCTGGGAACCCTGAACTTTCGCGAGATGGTTGAGCTGGCGCCGGCGCACTTCGCCGCGGGCAACAATATGCTGATGTGGGCGACCCTGATGCTGCTGGGCGGCGCGGTGGGTAAATCGGCACAGCTGCCGCTGCAGACCTGGCTTGCGGATGCGATGGCCGGTCCGACGCCGGTTTCCGCGCTGATTCACGCGGCGACCATGGTGACCGCGGGCGTTTACCTGATCGCCCGTACTCACGGCCTGTTCCTGATGACGCCGGAAGTGCTGCATCTGGTAGGTATCGTCGGCGCTGTGACTCTGGTGCTGGCGGGCTTTGCAGCCCTGGTGCAGACCGATATCAAACGCGTGCTGGCCTACTCCACCATGAGTCAGATTGGCTATATGTTCCTGGCGCTGGGGGTTCAGGCCTGGGATGCCGCTATCTTCCACCTGATGACCCACGCCTTCTTTAAAGCGCTGCTGTTCCTGGCATCCGGCTCGGTGATTCTGGCCTGCCACCACGAGCAGAACATCTTCAAGATGGGCGGACTGCGTAAGTCGATTCCGCTGACTTACGCCAGCTTCCTGGTGGGGGGCGCGGCGCTGGCTGCGCTGCCGGTGATTACCGCTGGCTTCTACAGTAAAGATGAGATTCTGTGGGGCGCCGCGGCTGGTGGTCATAACATCCTGATGCTGGCCGGTCTGGCCGGGGCGTTCCTGACCTCTGTCTACACCTTCCGCATGATCTTTATTGTGTTCCACGGCAAAGAGCAGATTCATGCTCATCCCGGCAAGGGCATTACCCACCATCTGCCGCTGATTGTGCTGATGATCCTCTCCACATTCGTGGGGGCGCTGATTGTGCCGCCGCTGGCAGGCGTTCTGCCGGAGAGCGACTTTGGTCACGACGGCAAAATGGCGCTGGAAATCACCTCTGGCGTGGTTGCCGTAGTGGGGATCCTGATTGCAGCCTGGCTGTGGCTTGGCAAGCGTCGCCTGGTGACCGCAGTGTCCAACAGCGCGCCGGGCCGCTTCTTCGGTACCTGGTGGTTCCACGCATGGGGCTTTGACTGGTTATACGACAAAGTCTTCATCAAACCGTTCCTGGGTATCGCCTGGCTGCTTAAACGCGATCCGCTGAACGGCATGATGAACATCCCGGCTATCCTTTCCCGCCTCTCAGGCCGTGGCCTGCTGCTGAGCGAGAACGGCTACCTGCGCTGGTATGTGGCATCCATGAGCATTGGTGCGGTCGTGGTACTGGCCCTGCTGATGGTACTGCGCTGA
- the nuoK gene encoding NADH-quinone oxidoreductase subunit NuoK — translation MIPLQHGLILAAVLFVLGLTGLVIRRNLLFMLISLEVMINAAALAFVVAGSYWGQADGQVMYILAISLAAAEASIGLALLLQLHRRRQNLNIDSVSEMRG, via the coding sequence ATGATCCCGTTACAACATGGACTGATTCTGGCCGCCGTGCTGTTTGTTCTTGGGCTGACCGGTCTGGTCATTCGTCGCAACCTGCTGTTTATGCTGATTAGTCTGGAAGTGATGATTAATGCGGCCGCCCTCGCCTTTGTGGTGGCGGGCAGCTACTGGGGTCAGGCCGACGGTCAGGTGATGTATATCCTGGCTATTAGTCTTGCCGCGGCCGAAGCCAGTATTGGCCTGGCGCTGCTGCTGCAGCTCCATCGTCGTCGCCAGAATCTGAATATCGATTCAGTAAGTGAGATGCGCGGATGA
- the nuoJ gene encoding NADH-quinone oxidoreductase subunit J, producing the protein MEFAFYICALVAVLATLRVITHTNPVHALLYLIISLLAISGVFFALGAYFAAALEIIVYAGAIMVLFVFVVMMLNLGKSVVDQEREWLKPQLWIGPGLLSAILLAVVVYAILSVNDQGIDGTAISAKQVGIALFGPYVLAVELASMLLLAGLVVAFHIGREERPGELLSNRPGDSAKRKTEEHA; encoded by the coding sequence ATGGAATTTGCTTTTTATATCTGCGCCCTTGTGGCGGTCCTGGCCACCCTACGGGTGATCACCCATACCAATCCGGTGCATGCGCTGCTGTATCTGATCATCTCTCTGTTGGCTATCTCGGGCGTTTTCTTCGCGCTGGGCGCCTACTTTGCCGCGGCGCTGGAGATCATCGTGTACGCCGGAGCCATCATGGTGCTCTTCGTCTTCGTGGTGATGATGCTTAACCTGGGCAAGTCGGTGGTGGATCAGGAACGCGAGTGGCTGAAGCCGCAGCTGTGGATTGGTCCGGGGCTGCTTTCCGCCATTCTGCTGGCAGTGGTGGTTTACGCCATCCTGAGCGTTAACGACCAGGGCATCGACGGTACCGCCATTAGCGCCAAACAGGTCGGTATCGCGCTGTTCGGCCCCTATGTTCTGGCGGTGGAGCTGGCTTCTATGCTGCTGCTGGCGGGCCTGGTCGTAGCCTTCCACATCGGGCGTGAGGAGAGGCCAGGCGAGCTTTTGAGCAACCGCCCTGGCGATAGCGCGAAAAGAAAAACGGAGGAGCACGCATGA
- the nuoI gene encoding NADH-quinone oxidoreductase subunit NuoI: MTLKDLVVGFGTQLRSIWMIGMHAFAKRETRMYPEEPVYLPPRYRGRIVLTRDPDGEERCVACNLCAVACPVGCISLQKAETKDGRWYPEFFRINFSRCIFCGLCEEACPTTAIQLTPDFELGEFKRQDLVYEKEDLLISGPGKYPEYNFYRMAGMAIDGKDKGEAENEAKPIDVKGLLP; this comes from the coding sequence ATGACATTGAAAGACTTAGTGGTTGGTTTCGGCACCCAACTACGCAGTATCTGGATGATTGGCATGCACGCGTTCGCCAAACGCGAAACGCGCATGTATCCGGAAGAGCCGGTATATCTGCCGCCGCGCTACCGTGGCCGTATCGTGTTGACCCGCGATCCGGACGGCGAAGAGCGCTGCGTGGCCTGCAACCTGTGCGCGGTCGCCTGCCCGGTGGGCTGTATTTCTCTGCAGAAAGCGGAAACTAAAGACGGGCGCTGGTATCCGGAATTCTTCCGTATCAACTTCTCGCGCTGCATCTTCTGCGGCCTGTGCGAAGAGGCCTGTCCCACCACCGCGATTCAGCTGACGCCGGATTTCGAGCTGGGCGAGTTTAAGCGCCAGGATCTGGTGTATGAAAAAGAGGATCTGCTGATCTCCGGTCCGGGCAAGTACCCGGAATATAACTTTTACCGGATGGCGGGTATGGCAATCGACGGCAAAGATAAGGGCGAAGCGGAAAACGAAGCTAAGCCTATCGACGTCAAAGGCCTGTTACCTTAA
- the nuoH gene encoding NADH-quinone oxidoreductase subunit NuoH, with protein MSWLTPDVIEILLSVLKAIVILLVVVTCGAFMSFGERRLLGLFQNRYGPNRVGWGGSLQLVADMIKMFFKEDWIPKFSDRVIFTLAPMIAFTSLLLAFAIVPVSPNWVVADLNIGILFFLMLAGLAVYAVLFAGWSSNNKYSLLGAMRASAQTLSYEVFIGLSLMGVVAQAGSFNMTDIVNNQAHLWNVIPQFFGFVTFAIAGVAVCHRHPFDQPEAEQELADGYHIEYSGMKFGLFFVGEYIGIVTVSALIVTLFFGGWHGPWLPPFIWFALKTAFFMMMFILIRASLPRPRYDQVMSFGWKVCLPLTLINLLVTAAVILWQMP; from the coding sequence ATGAGTTGGTTAACACCGGATGTTATCGAGATCCTGCTGAGCGTCCTGAAGGCCATTGTGATCCTGCTGGTCGTGGTCACCTGCGGCGCCTTTATGAGTTTTGGCGAGCGTCGTCTGCTGGGCCTGTTCCAGAACCGCTACGGACCTAACCGTGTGGGCTGGGGCGGTTCGCTGCAGCTGGTGGCGGACATGATCAAGATGTTCTTTAAAGAGGACTGGATCCCGAAATTCTCGGACCGCGTCATCTTCACCCTGGCGCCGATGATCGCCTTCACCTCGCTGCTGCTGGCCTTTGCTATTGTGCCGGTCAGCCCTAACTGGGTGGTGGCCGATCTGAACATCGGGATTCTGTTCTTCCTGATGCTGGCGGGTCTGGCGGTCTACGCGGTGCTGTTCGCTGGCTGGTCGAGTAACAACAAATACTCTCTGCTGGGGGCGATGCGCGCTTCGGCCCAGACCCTGAGCTATGAGGTGTTTATCGGGCTCTCCCTGATGGGTGTGGTGGCGCAGGCCGGTTCATTCAATATGACCGACATCGTCAACAACCAGGCGCATCTGTGGAACGTCATTCCGCAGTTCTTCGGCTTTGTCACTTTCGCTATCGCAGGCGTTGCGGTGTGTCACCGTCACCCCTTCGACCAGCCGGAAGCCGAACAGGAGCTGGCGGATGGTTACCATATCGAATATTCCGGCATGAAGTTCGGTCTGTTCTTCGTCGGGGAATACATCGGAATCGTCACCGTTTCGGCGCTGATCGTCACGCTGTTCTTCGGTGGCTGGCATGGTCCGTGGTTGCCGCCCTTCATCTGGTTTGCGCTGAAAACCGCATTCTTCATGATGATGTTTATTTTGATCCGCGCGTCACTGCCGCGCCCGCGTTATGACCAGGTCATGTCCTTCGGTTGGAAGGTGTGCCTGCCACTGACGCTGATCAATTTGTTGGTGACCGCCGCGGTCATTCTCTGGCAGATGCCATAA
- the nuoG gene encoding NADH-quinone oxidoreductase subunit NuoG has product MATIHVDGKEYEVDGADNLLQACLSLGLDIPYFCWHPALGSVGACRQCAVKQYQNAEDTRGRLVMSCMTPAADGTFISIDDEEAKQFRESVVEWLMTNHPHDCPVCEEGGNCHLQDMTVMTGHSFRRYRFTKRTHRNQELGPFISHEMNRCIACYRCVRYYKDYADGTDLGVYGAHDNVYFGRPEDGTLESEFSGNLVEVCPTGVFTDKTHSERYNRKWDMQFAPSICQQCSIGCNTSPGERYGELRRIENRYNGSVNHYFLCDRGRFGYGYVNLKDRPRQPVQRRGDDLIALNAEQAMQGAADILRQSKKVIGIGSPRASIESNFALRELVGADNFYTGIAGGEQARIQMMLKVLRESGVSTPSLRDIESYDAVLVLGEDITQTGARVALAIRQAIKGKAREMAAAQKVADWQIAAIMNIGQHAKHPLFVTNVDATRLDDMAAWTYKAPVEDQARLGFAIAHGLDDSAPAVEGLDPELGRKVDVIVQALAGAKKPLIISGTNAGSEAVLQAAANVAKALKGRGADVGVTMVARAVNSVGLGMIGGGSLDEALTELENGSADAVIVLENDLHRHASKARVDAALSKAPLVLVVDHQRTAIMDHAHLVLSAASFAESDGTVINNEGRAQRFFQVYDPTYYDSSAIMLESWRWLHSLHSTVENREVDWTQLDHVIDACIKQFPELAGIKDAAPDASFRIRGQKLAREPHRYSGRTAMRANISVHEPRQPQDQDSMFAFSMEGNNQPGAARSQVPFAWAPGWNSPQAWNKFQDEVGGHLRHGDPGVRLIEAADGQLDYFSDVPARFTQQEGSWLIAPYYHLFGSDEMSARSPVFQSRMPQATVRLNPADAAKLGVNEGAMLTFSWEGQAITLPLTLSEGLAPGLVGLPMGMPGIAPVLAGARLDNLREAAQ; this is encoded by the coding sequence ATGGCTACGATTCATGTAGACGGCAAAGAATACGAGGTAGATGGAGCGGATAACCTGCTACAGGCTTGTCTCTCCCTCGGCCTTGATATTCCTTACTTTTGCTGGCATCCGGCGCTGGGAAGCGTAGGTGCCTGCCGCCAGTGTGCGGTGAAGCAGTATCAGAATGCGGAAGATACCCGCGGCCGCCTGGTGATGTCCTGTATGACCCCGGCCGCTGACGGCACCTTTATCTCTATTGATGATGAAGAGGCAAAACAGTTCCGCGAAAGCGTGGTGGAGTGGCTGATGACTAACCATCCCCACGACTGCCCGGTGTGCGAAGAAGGGGGCAACTGTCACCTTCAGGATATGACGGTAATGACCGGCCACAGTTTCCGCCGTTACCGCTTTACCAAGCGCACCCACCGCAATCAGGAACTCGGCCCCTTTATCTCTCACGAGATGAACCGCTGTATCGCCTGCTACCGCTGCGTGCGTTACTACAAAGATTACGCGGACGGCACCGACCTTGGGGTTTACGGCGCCCACGACAACGTCTATTTCGGGCGCCCGGAAGACGGTACGCTCGAGAGTGAGTTTTCCGGCAACCTGGTGGAAGTCTGTCCGACCGGGGTCTTTACCGATAAGACTCACTCCGAGCGCTACAACCGTAAGTGGGATATGCAGTTCGCTCCGAGCATCTGCCAGCAGTGCAGCATCGGCTGTAACACCAGCCCTGGTGAGCGCTATGGCGAGCTGCGTCGCATTGAAAACCGCTATAACGGTAGCGTAAACCACTATTTCCTGTGCGATCGCGGCCGTTTTGGCTACGGCTACGTTAACCTGAAAGACCGTCCACGCCAGCCGGTACAGCGCCGTGGCGATGATTTGATTGCGCTCAACGCTGAACAGGCGATGCAGGGCGCGGCGGATATTCTGCGTCAGTCTAAAAAGGTTATTGGTATCGGTTCACCGCGCGCCAGCATTGAAAGCAACTTCGCGCTGCGCGAGCTGGTGGGTGCCGACAACTTCTATACCGGCATTGCCGGTGGCGAGCAGGCGCGCATTCAGATGATGCTGAAGGTGCTGCGTGAAAGCGGCGTCAGCACGCCATCGCTGCGTGATATCGAATCCTATGATGCGGTGTTGGTCCTCGGTGAGGATATCACCCAGACCGGCGCCCGCGTTGCGCTGGCTATCCGCCAGGCGATTAAGGGGAAGGCGCGCGAGATGGCTGCCGCCCAGAAGGTGGCCGACTGGCAGATTGCCGCCATCATGAATATCGGTCAGCACGCCAAACACCCGCTGTTTGTCACCAACGTAGATGCTACCCGCCTCGACGATATGGCAGCCTGGACCTATAAGGCGCCGGTGGAAGATCAGGCGCGTCTTGGCTTCGCTATTGCCCACGGGCTGGACGACAGCGCTCCGGCAGTGGAAGGGCTGGATCCGGAGCTGGGCCGTAAGGTGGATGTCATCGTACAGGCGCTGGCTGGTGCGAAGAAACCGCTGATTATTTCAGGCACTAACGCCGGTAGTGAAGCCGTGCTGCAGGCAGCGGCCAACGTGGCCAAAGCGCTGAAAGGGCGTGGTGCCGATGTCGGCGTCACTATGGTTGCCCGTGCGGTCAACAGCGTTGGGCTGGGCATGATTGGCGGCGGTTCTCTTGATGAGGCGCTCACCGAGCTGGAAAACGGCAGCGCCGATGCGGTCATCGTGCTGGAAAACGATCTGCATCGTCACGCTTCGAAAGCGCGGGTTGATGCGGCTCTGAGCAAGGCGCCGCTGGTGCTGGTTGTCGACCATCAGCGCACGGCGATTATGGATCATGCGCATCTGGTGCTTTCCGCTGCCAGCTTCGCAGAAAGCGACGGAACGGTCATCAACAATGAAGGTCGCGCCCAGCGCTTCTTCCAGGTTTACGACCCGACCTACTACGACAGCAGTGCGATTATGCTGGAAAGCTGGCGCTGGCTGCATTCGCTGCACAGCACGGTGGAAAACCGCGAGGTGGACTGGACCCAGCTTGACCACGTGATCGACGCCTGCATTAAGCAGTTCCCGGAACTGGCCGGTATTAAAGATGCCGCTCCTGATGCCTCTTTCCGCATCCGCGGTCAGAAACTGGCGCGTGAACCGCACCGTTACAGCGGCCGTACCGCCATGCGCGCCAACATCAGCGTGCATGAACCGCGTCAGCCGCAGGATCAGGACTCAATGTTCGCCTTCTCAATGGAAGGGAACAACCAGCCGGGAGCCGCGCGCTCTCAGGTACCTTTTGCCTGGGCGCCAGGCTGGAACTCCCCGCAGGCCTGGAACAAATTCCAGGACGAAGTGGGCGGCCATTTACGCCATGGCGATCCTGGCGTTCGCCTGATCGAAGCGGCCGACGGTCAGCTTGATTACTTCAGTGACGTTCCTGCACGTTTTACTCAGCAGGAAGGAAGCTGGCTGATCGCACCTTACTACCACCTGTTTGGCAGCGACGAGATGTCGGCTCGCTCGCCGGTGTTCCAGAGCCGTATGCCGCAGGCTACGGTGCGCCTTAACCCGGCCGATGCTGCAAAGCTTGGCGTTAACGAAGGCGCCATGCTGACCTTTAGCTGGGAAGGGCAGGCCATTACGCTGCCGCTCACGCTTTCCGAAGGGCTGGCGCCGGGTCTGGTGGGATTACCGATGGGCATGCCGGGTATCGCGCCGGTCCTTGCCGGGGCACGTCTTGATAACCTGAGGGAGGCAGCGCAATGA